TGGATCGTCGCCGACAACCTGCGCAAGGGAGCCGCGCTGAACTCCGTCCAGATCGCTGAGCTTCTCGTCGCGTAGCCGTCGAACGCGCTTGACCGCGTGCCCGATCGGTTGTATCTTGGACGCAGTTCAGGTCTGGCGACGGCAGGACACCGAATGACGATAGAACGCTTCGCAGCCGGCACGCGGGTGGACGGACACTGGCATTGGGGCTGGTGCGTCTGGACTCGGTGTGCCTGACGGCGGAGTGACGGAATCGGTCGAGTAACGCAACACGCCGCAGGTACCACCGAGGGACCTGCGGCGTTCGTGTTTCAGGAGAACGGAAGGATCACGATGCGCGCACTCGATGGACTGAAGTTCAATGAGCAGGGGCTCATCCCCGCGATTATCCAGGACGATTCGAACGGCGATGTCCTGATGCTGGCGTGGATGAACCAGGAGGCGGTACGGCGCACGATCGACACAGGACGCGTGACGTTCTGGAGTCGGTCGCGCCAAAGCTTCTGGGTCAAGGGAGAGATGTCTGGACACACGCAGACAGTGCGCGCCGTACAGTACGACTGCGACGGCGATTGCCTGCTGATCCGCGTCGAACAGGCGGGAGCCGCGTGCCACGAAGGCTTCCGCTCCTGCTTCTTCCGGACGGTCTCTCCCGATGGCGATGCCTCCGAGGAGAACCAAGAACGAATCGTCGACCCGCAAGAGGTCTATGGAAGAAAGCCCTGATGTACACGCCAACGCTCGACGAGTTCCGACGAAAGGCGTCCGAAGGCACCCTGATCCCCGTGTTCCGCGAAGTGATCGCGGACCTGGAAACGCCCGTCTCAGCGTTCCTCAAGATCGATGACGGCAGCCATGCGTTCCTGCTCGAGTCGGTCGAAGGCGGTGAGCACCTCGCCCGCTACTCGTTCCTCGGCACGCGACCGTCGCTCATCTTCTCCAGTCGAGGCAACGAGGTCCGGCTGTCCCATCCGGCGACGGGCAAGCAGACCGCGAAAGTCGTCGCCGACCCGTTCGCGGAGCTCGAGGCGATCATGTCGCGATATCGCCCCGTGCCCGTCGAAGGGCTTCCTCGGTTCCACGGCGGCATGGTGGGATACCTGTCGTACGACATGGTGCGCTTCTTCGAGCGCCTGCCAGATACGACCGACGACGACGCCCACCTTCCCGATGCCGTGTTCCTTCTGACCGACACGATCCTCGTGTTCGACCACGTCCGCCATCGGATCCAGATCGTGTCGAACGCCCATCTGGAC
This window of the Candidatus Poribacteria bacterium genome carries:
- the hisI gene encoding phosphoribosyl-AMP cyclohydrolase, translated to MRALDGLKFNEQGLIPAIIQDDSNGDVLMLAWMNQEAVRRTIDTGRVTFWSRSRQSFWVKGEMSGHTQTVRAVQYDCDGDCLLIRVEQAGAACHEGFRSCFFRTVSPDGDASEENQERIVDPQEVYGRKP